In Entelurus aequoreus isolate RoL-2023_Sb linkage group LG02, RoL_Eaeq_v1.1, whole genome shotgun sequence, one genomic interval encodes:
- the gnpnat1 gene encoding glucosamine 6-phosphate N-acetyltransferase: MLLDDIPLFEPSLLQELDWSDSSVSFSPLISPSNPGQGLVLRPLCTADFNRGLFKVLSQLSETGDVCAEEFTRKFEHMKKTGDYYVLVVEDTNLGQIVATATLITEHKFIHSCAKRGRVEEVVVSDVCRGKQLGKLLVTTLTLLSKKLHCYKITLECGPNNVGFYQKFGYTPSKETYMQCRFSNGGPQPV; the protein is encoded by the exons ATGCTGCTGGACGACATTCCGCTGTTTGAGCCGTCCCTGCTTCAGGAGTTAGACTGGAGTGACAGCAGCGTCTCTTTCTCCCCTCTCATCTCCCCCTCCAACCCGGGGCAGGGCCTGGTGCTGAGGCCCCTCTGCACCGCTGACTTCAACAGGG GACTCTTTAAGGTTTTGTCTCAGCTATCCGAGACAGGCGATGTCTGCGCAGAGGAGTTTACAA GAAAGTTTGAGCACATGAAGAAAACGGGCGACTACTACGTGTTGGTGGTGGAGGACACAAATCTGGGGCAGATCGTAGCCACGGCCACTCTGATCACCGAGCACAAATTCATTCATTCGTGTGCGAAG AGAGGCCGAGTGGAGGAGGTGGTGGTCAGTGACGTTTGCAGAGGAAAACAGCTTGGAAAACT GTTAGTCACCACACTTACCCTACTCAGCAAAAAACTGCACTGCTATAAAATCACACTGGAATGTGGACCCAACAATGTGGGCTTCTACCAAAAATTTGGCTACACGCCTTCGAAGGAGACTTACATGCAGTGTCGCTTCTCCAACGGAGGACCTCAGCCAGTTTGA